One genomic region from Colletes latitarsis isolate SP2378_abdomen chromosome 10, iyColLati1, whole genome shotgun sequence encodes:
- the LOC143346906 gene encoding LIM and SH3 domain protein F42H10.3-like isoform X1 — translation MSKTCARCEKTVYPIEELKCLDKIWHKQCFKCQGCGMILNMRTYKGFNKQPYCEAHIPKAKATTMAETPELKRIAENTKIQSNVKYHAEFEKAKGKFTQVADDPETLRIKQNSKIISNVAYHGELQKKAIMEQKRTMTGENGEQIEYVEYTDGTIAPASGVNANPPAARSASSPVQRTPGRIADYDPLSEARPSPYSARQAATTVIYTSDKGPVTNPPTRKIGSVADIDPVNDYYGSLTPATNNNHVPQHQPPPPPPTNVGRVYRAMYDYEAQDLDEVSFCDGDLIVNCTAIDAGWMTGLVQRTGRHGMLPANYVEPAQI, via the exons ATATGGCACAAACAGTGCTTCAAGTGTCAGGGTTGCGGAATGATCCTGAACATGCGAACATACAAGGGGTTCAACAAACAGCCATACTGTGAAGC acaCATACCAAAGGCGAAAGCGACGACGATGGCGGAGACGCCGGAGCTGAAGCGTATCGCCGAGAACACGAAGATCCAGAGCAACGTGAAATATCACGCGGAGTTCGAGAAGGCGAAGGGTAAGTTCACCCAGGTGGCAGACGACCCGGAGACGCTCAGAATCAAGCAAAACAGCAAGATCATCTCGAACGTCGCCTACCACGGCGAGCTCCAGAAGAAGGCGATCATGGAGCAGAAAAGGACGATGACCGGCGAGAACGGCGAACAAATTG AGTACGTAGAGTACACGGACGGTACGATCGCGCCAGCATCTGGCGTAAACGCGAATCCACCGGCCGCGAGAAGCGCGAGCTCGCCGGTGCAAAGGACACCAGGTAGGATCGCCGATTACGATCCCCTTAGCGAGGCGAGACCGAGCCCTTATTCCGCCAGACAAGCGGCCACCACTGTGATTTATACTAGCGACAAGGGACCAG TGACGAATCCACCTACCAGAAAAATCGGCTCTGTGGCGGACATAGACCCCGTGAACGACTACTATGGATCGTTGACGCCAGCCACGAACAACAATCACGTCCCACAGCATCAGCCGCCGCCCCCACCACCCACCAATGTCGGG AGAGTGTACAGAGCGATGTACGACTACGAGGCGCAGGACCTCGACGAGGTGAGCTTCTGCGACGGGGATCTGATCGTCAACTGCACGGCCATCGACGCAGGCTGGATGACCGGTCTGGTGCAGCGCACAGGCCGACACGGCATGCTGCCAGCGAACTACGTCGAACCGGCGCAAATTTAA
- the LOC143346906 gene encoding LIM and SH3 domain protein F42H10.3-like isoform X2, producing MSKTCARCEKTVYPIEELKCLDKIWHKQCFKCQGCGMILNMRTYKGFNKQPYCEAHIPKAKATTMAETPELKRIAENTKIQSNVKYHAEFEKAKGKFTQVADDPETLRIKQNSKIISNVAYHGELQKKAIMEQKRTMTGENGEQIVTNPPTRKIGSVADIDPVNDYYGSLTPATNNNHVPQHQPPPPPPTNVGRVYRAMYDYEAQDLDEVSFCDGDLIVNCTAIDAGWMTGLVQRTGRHGMLPANYVEPAQI from the exons ATATGGCACAAACAGTGCTTCAAGTGTCAGGGTTGCGGAATGATCCTGAACATGCGAACATACAAGGGGTTCAACAAACAGCCATACTGTGAAGC acaCATACCAAAGGCGAAAGCGACGACGATGGCGGAGACGCCGGAGCTGAAGCGTATCGCCGAGAACACGAAGATCCAGAGCAACGTGAAATATCACGCGGAGTTCGAGAAGGCGAAGGGTAAGTTCACCCAGGTGGCAGACGACCCGGAGACGCTCAGAATCAAGCAAAACAGCAAGATCATCTCGAACGTCGCCTACCACGGCGAGCTCCAGAAGAAGGCGATCATGGAGCAGAAAAGGACGATGACCGGCGAGAACGGCGAACAAATTG TGACGAATCCACCTACCAGAAAAATCGGCTCTGTGGCGGACATAGACCCCGTGAACGACTACTATGGATCGTTGACGCCAGCCACGAACAACAATCACGTCCCACAGCATCAGCCGCCGCCCCCACCACCCACCAATGTCGGG AGAGTGTACAGAGCGATGTACGACTACGAGGCGCAGGACCTCGACGAGGTGAGCTTCTGCGACGGGGATCTGATCGTCAACTGCACGGCCATCGACGCAGGCTGGATGACCGGTCTGGTGCAGCGCACAGGCCGACACGGCATGCTGCCAGCGAACTACGTCGAACCGGCGCAAATTTAA